The following nucleotide sequence is from uncultured Draconibacterium sp..
GGCAATAACGTATATACCTGCAAATAGATTTTCTGCAAAAAACTTCTTTCATCCTGTAGTTTTTTAACTGCTTTTGCGACTTACCAGGTGAAGAGCAAAAAATGAAAAACCGTATTGTAAATAAAACTGAATTCAGCCAACTGATTGAGCAGCATCAGGCAATAATCCATAAAATAACAATGGTTTATGCCGATGGACGATCAAACCGCGAAGACCTGTTCCAGGAGATATGTCTGCAACTTTGGCGATCGTATCCAAATTTTCGGAGCGAGTCGAAATTCAGTACATGGATGTACCGGGTGGCTTTAAATACAGCCATAAGCGACATACGAAAAAAGAAAACGGATATTCATTTTGAGCAGCTACACGACAACGATCGTTTGCAAACAGAAACTTCTGACGAGAAGGAACAAGAAAAGCTACTGTATCAGGCCATTTCAAAACTCAACCGGATTGACAAAGCGATTATTCTGCTTTGGCTCGAAGAAAAAAGTTACGACGAAATTGCTGCGA
It contains:
- a CDS encoding sigma-70 family RNA polymerase sigma factor, encoding MKNRIVNKTEFSQLIEQHQAIIHKITMVYADGRSNREDLFQEICLQLWRSYPNFRSESKFSTWMYRVALNTAISDIRKKKTDIHFEQLHDNDRLQTETSDEKEQEKLLYQAISKLNRIDKAIILLWLEEKSYDEIAAILGISKTNVSVKLVRIKRKLEEMIFNLQ